The genome window TTTTCAAGTCTGCGAAGAGAGCTCCACCAATACCGAATGAGAAGTTTTTATCAAGTACAGCTAATTTATCAGCGTTTTTGGTAATTTCATCAATTTCCTCGAATGGGAATGGTCTGTAGGATCTGATTTTCAAGAGCCCTACTTTTTCGCCTTTTTCTCTTAAGTTGTCAACTACATATCTTACTGTACTTGCCATTGAACCCATACAGACTAAAATAATTTCTGCATCTTCACATAAGTAACTTTCAGTCAATCCATATTCTCTTCCGAATTTTTCACCGAATTCTGCACCCACTTCCTTGATTACTTCCATGGACTTATCCATAGCAACTTGCATGTCATGTCTTGCTTCAGTGTAGTAATTAGGGTCTGCAAAGTTACCTAAGGACATTGGCCTTTCAGGGTCAAGGTAAGCGAATTTAGGCACATATGGTTTAAGGAAAGTGTCTACTTCCTCTTGTTCCAATAAGTCTACAGGTTCAACTGTGTGAGTTAAGATAAATCCGTCTAAACATACCATTACAGGTAACATAACTTCTTCATGCTCTGCAATTCTATATGCTTGAAGAATAGTGTCGAATCCTTCTTGAGCATTTTCCACATAAAGTTGAATCCATCCTGCATCTCTTTGTGCGATGGAATCTTGTTGATCGTTCCAAATGTTTAATGGAGCAGAAATTGCCCTGTTTGCATCTGCCATTACTATTGGAGCTCTCATACCTGCAGCTGCAAATAATATTTCATGCATTAACATTAAACCTTGAGATGAAGTAGCAGTAAATACTCTCACTCCTGCTTCGGAAGCTCCTAAAGTAGCACTAATTGCACTGTGTTCAGATTCTACTCTAATGTACTCTGCATCTAAATCACCATCTGCAACGAATTGTGCGAGGTATTCAGATATGGTAGTTTGAGGAGTAATAGGGTAAACAGGAACAACTTGTGGTTTTGCTAACTTTACAGCTTCTGCAACTGCTCTATTTGTTGTCATAATTTCTTTTGCCATAAAATTTTCTCCACTCTTATTTTTTCTCTTTAATAGCTTAGCTATTCTATTTCCATCTTAATAGCTTGAACTGGGCATTCTACTTTACAAATACCGCAACCTTTACAATAATCATAATCTATATCATGGTCTTTGTTTACACATCCTTCTGGACAGAACATGATACAGTTATCACAATCTACACAAGCTTCTTTATCAAGGATTGGTTTAAAAGTTCTCCAACTCCCTGTTTTGTTTTTACGTGTACTTCCAGGTTCACTAATTGCACATCCAATAGAAACCATTTAATCACCTTTCATAAATTAATAAATTTTAAATACAGCCACCTAAGCCATATCGTAAGCTTTTTGAGCTGCTACTGCGTTTTTCTCTCCAATTGGACCTGGGAAAGTTTCCTTAATTACTTCAATAAGTGATTCAATACTTACTTCACCGGTCTTTTTAGCAAAGTATCCTAAAATAATGGTGTTTACAATGTTTACACCTAAAATTTCAAGTGCAATGCCTGTTGCATCCACATCAAATACTTTGTAGTTTTCAGATTCGACCTTTTCATGAGTATTTATAATAACTTCACCATCTTCTTTCAGTCCAGAATAAACATCAACAACACTTAAAAGACCATCGTCAAGAACTATCACATGATCAGGGTTGTAAACCTGATATCTTAAATTGATAGGTTCGCTATCGATTCTGGTAAATGCCATAACCGGAGCCCCTCTTCTTTCTACACCGAAGAATGGGAACGCTTGAGAGTATTTACCATCTTTAAATGCTGCTTTAGCTAAAATTTCTGCTGCAGTTACAGCACCTTGTCCTCCACGTCCGTGGAAGCGAATTTCAATCATTGATATTTCCTCCATTCTTTCATATACGATAATTAGTAAACATTGTATATACTATAACTTTTAATAAACATTGTATATAAATATGTTGATTTATCATGATAAATTATTACAAATTATTATGAATTCGGCAAAATTTTCTCATAAATATTAGATGTGATGAAAAATAGTGCATCGGAATTTGAAAAAATTGATAAAATTATTGATAAAGATAAATAAAGTTAATAATAATATAAAAATTTATATTATAAGAAAATAATAAAGAAACTAGTAAAATATTGAAAAATAATTTTTATGGAAATTTCATTAAATATCATGGAAAATTATTGAATTTTTTATGAGGAATTTTATAAATACCATTACAAATAATGATAAATTATTGAAAAATACCATGATAAAAATGATAGATTGGGAATGGTAAATTTATGAAAAAAATCTTTACAATAGAAACATAATTCTGGAGCAAAAATAATGAGATTCTGTCCGGATTGCGGTAAGATACTGATACCAAAAAACAATAAGCTGGAATGTGATTGCGGATATGTTGAAGAGATATCCGATGAAGACATCAAGGAAGAGTATCAGTTCGAAGGAGAGCGAAAGAAAGAGGTTGGAGTCATTGTAACTGACAATAACAATGTAGCTCTTCCTACAAAAGAGATTACCTGCTATAAATGCGGAGGAACAAAGGGATACTGGTGGACAGTCCAAACAAGATCTGCTGATGAGGCTCCAACATATTTCATCAGATGTGCAAAATGCGGTAACACCTGGAGAAGGTCCAATTAAAATTAATGTGTTTTTAATTAATAAAAATTTAAAAAAATAATAGTTTAATAAATAACAAAAATTTAAAAAAAAAGATAGTAGATAGGGAAAAGATAGATTCCCTTTCATTTAAATTAAAAAAATTACTCATTCTTATTTATTCAGATTCATCAAGAATATATAAATCCTGATAATCGTCATCTTCAGCATCATATTCTGTTTTTACTCTTTTTAAGATTCTTTTTTTAATAGGATTATTAGGATTCTCAGGATTATTTACCAAAATGACTTCCTCTTCATACATTGGAAGCGGTTCCGGATTTCTATTGGAATCATGATTTGAATTATTAGCTTTATGAGTAGGCCTATTGTAATGAGTGGATTGATTATGATTGAAATCTCTATCATCATTAGCGTTTCTGCCAAATGAAGTGTCCACTTTTCTTGCATGAGGCTTTCTTGGACTATGATTATTGATGAATTCATTTGACTTGAAATATTCCTTATCTGAACTTATTAGTATATTGATTATCACAAGTGCCAATAAAACAATTACAACCAATGCAAACAATGAATCAAATGGAGCAAACACAGCATAGAATATTTTGGAAGTGATGCTTGAAATGTCCATAAGACCTCTTAAAAGCAACAATACTCCTACAATCAAAACAACAGTACCGTTACGTTTGCCAATATTGTTTGAATTGAAATAGGGATAAGCTCCTAAAATGATTAAACCGATTCCCATCAATCTGAATAAGTTATTTGCTACAGCAG of Methanobrevibacter ruminantium contains these proteins:
- the porD gene encoding pyruvate synthase subunit PorD; the encoded protein is MVSIGCAISEPGSTRKNKTGSWRTFKPILDKEACVDCDNCIMFCPEGCVNKDHDIDYDYCKGCGICKVECPVQAIKMEIE
- the porC gene encoding pyruvate synthase subunit PorC, with amino-acid sequence MIEIRFHGRGGQGAVTAAEILAKAAFKDGKYSQAFPFFGVERRGAPVMAFTRIDSEPINLRYQVYNPDHVIVLDDGLLSVVDVYSGLKEDGEVIINTHEKVESENYKVFDVDATGIALEILGVNIVNTIILGYFAKKTGEVSIESLIEVIKETFPGPIGEKNAVAAQKAYDMA
- a CDS encoding transcription factor S; translation: MRFCPDCGKILIPKNNKLECDCGYVEEISDEDIKEEYQFEGERKKEVGVIVTDNNNVALPTKEITCYKCGGTKGYWWTVQTRSADEAPTYFIRCAKCGNTWRRSN
- the porA gene encoding pyruvate synthase subunit PorA; the encoded protein is MAKEIMTTNRAVAEAVKLAKPQVVPVYPITPQTTISEYLAQFVADGDLDAEYIRVESEHSAISATLGASEAGVRVFTATSSQGLMLMHEILFAAAGMRAPIVMADANRAISAPLNIWNDQQDSIAQRDAGWIQLYVENAQEGFDTILQAYRIAEHEEVMLPVMVCLDGFILTHTVEPVDLLEQEEVDTFLKPYVPKFAYLDPERPMSLGNFADPNYYTEARHDMQVAMDKSMEVIKEVGAEFGEKFGREYGLTESYLCEDAEIILVCMGSMASTVRYVVDNLREKGEKVGLLKIRSYRPFPFEEIDEITKNADKLAVLDKNFSFGIGGALFADLKTKCHKETYGFILGLGGRDVVPEYIEEAVELTKNPVKEVTWLGLKEDE